From a region of the Mytilus galloprovincialis chromosome 3, xbMytGall1.hap1.1, whole genome shotgun sequence genome:
- the LOC143068978 gene encoding integrase/recombinase xerD homolog, producing MHFIIIIYMNTCLIFLYWVTHFSEVFKTRRWNDIDSFRQSQSPAMQLLVDQIPSFCLSSRAANTQRQYRYVFNAFCKWCLSINFSNTLPASVISVASYLVYLTNIGKSTSSINEAFYAISWAHRLAGVENPCKSDLVISVKEGSLRSVGHIVVKKEPITPEILYQIVMLYGNDKSNLKDVRIACMCLISFAGFLRYSELANLTRNNIVFHDSYISLLIESSKTDIYREGRDVLISKTDKITCPVKMLMKYLDLANIKSDSNDLIFRPLSFCKSVNGYKLRNGKLSYTTARDILLSTLTSIGLDKKYFGLHSLRSGGATAAANAHVEDRIFKKHGRWKSDRAKDGYVKENISERLTVTKNLGI from the coding sequence AtgcattttattataataatttatatgaatACTTGTTTAATTTTCCTTTATTGGGTAACACATTTTTCAGAAGTTTTCAAAACCAGAAGATGGAATGATATTGATTCTTTTCGTCAGTCTCAATCTCCAGCCATGCAGCTCCTGGTAGACCAGATACCTTCCTTTTGTTTGTCATCTAGAGCAGCTAACACTCAACGACAGTATAGATATGTTTTCAACGCTTTTTGTAAGTGGtgtttatctattaatttttCAAACACGTTACCTGCTTCAGTTATTTCTGTCGCATCGTATCTAGTTTATTTGACTAATATTGGTAAATCTACTAGCAGTATAAATGAAGCTTTTTATGCTATAAGTTGGGCTCATAGATTAGCCGGAGTTGAAAATCCGTGTAAATCGGATTTGGTTATTTCTGTGAAGGAAGGATCTTTGAGATCTGTTGGACACATTGTGGTTAAGAAAGAACCTATAACACCAGAAATTTTGTATCAAATCGTTATGCTTTATGGTAACGATAAATCTAATCTGAAAGATGTTAGAATAGCATGTATGTGCCTTATAAGTTTTGCTGGATTTTTGAGGTATTCAGAAttagcaaatctgacaagaaataatattgtttttcatgATTCGTACATAAGTTTACTGATAGAGAGTAGTAAAACTGATATTTACCGTGAGGGTAGAGATGTACTCATTTCAAAAACGGACAAAATTACATGTCCCGTTAAAATGTTGATGAAATATTTAGATTTAGCAAACATCAAGTCGGACAGTAATGATTTGATTTTTCGTCCTTTATCTTTTTGTAAATCTGTAAAtggttacaaattaagaaatggtAAGCTTTCTTATACTACTGCAAGAGACATTCTGTTATCTACTTTAACATCTATTGGTTTAGACAAAAAGTATTTTGGTTTGCATAGTTTGAGGTCCGGAGGCGCCACTGCTGCTGCAAATGCGCACGTGGAAGATAGAATCTTCAAAAAACATGGTCGCTGGAAATCAGACCGGGCTAAGGACGGATATGTCAAAGAGAACATCAGTGAACGTCTAACAGTAACTAAAAATTTAGGAATTTAA